From a region of the Jatrophihabitans endophyticus genome:
- a CDS encoding bifunctional 4-hydroxy-2-oxoglutarate aldolase/2-dehydro-3-deoxy-phosphogluconate aldolase, whose translation MTFDILREAIATTRVLAIFRARTSTHFVAAARALAADGVRALEFTLTTDGALAALRDLRAAEPDLLAGAGTVITPQDASDAVEAGAQFLVAPCVRVDTLAEAGRLGVPMVAGATTPTEIVTAYEYGSQLVKLFPSAVGPAYVRSVREPLPHIDLVVTGGVALDAIPNFLDAGACAVGLGSPLTGDALDTGDIASISARARTALAAARRDAS comes from the coding sequence ATGACGTTCGACATCCTGCGCGAGGCGATCGCGACGACCCGCGTCCTCGCGATCTTCCGGGCGCGGACGAGCACGCACTTCGTCGCGGCGGCGCGCGCCCTGGCCGCCGACGGCGTGCGGGCACTCGAGTTCACGCTGACGACCGACGGCGCGCTCGCCGCGCTGCGCGACCTGCGGGCCGCCGAGCCCGACCTGCTGGCCGGCGCCGGCACGGTGATCACGCCGCAGGACGCGAGCGACGCGGTCGAGGCGGGGGCGCAGTTCCTGGTCGCGCCGTGCGTCCGGGTGGACACGCTGGCCGAGGCCGGCCGGCTCGGCGTGCCGATGGTCGCCGGGGCCACCACCCCGACCGAGATCGTCACCGCCTACGAGTACGGTTCGCAGCTCGTGAAGCTCTTCCCGTCCGCCGTCGGGCCGGCCTACGTGAGATCGGTGCGCGAGCCGCTGCCGCACATCGACCTCGTCGTCACCGGCGGCGTCGCGCTCGACGCGATCCCGAACTTCCTCGACGCCGGTGCGTGCGCCGTCGGACTCGGCTCGCCGCTCACCGGCGACGCGCTCGACACCGGCGACATCGCGAGCATCAGCGCGCGTGCCCGCACCGCCCTGGCCGCGGCACGGCGGGACGCGTCGTGA
- a CDS encoding sugar kinase → MSGLVTLGEQLGQVTAGTEGPLRPGAAAQLSVCGAEANVAIGVRRLGFAAAYVGRVGDDAFGRMALDVLRGEGVDVTGVRVDPAAPTGLLLRSRRTADRTVVEYLRSRSAGSRLTAADLDEDVIAGAGLLHVTGITPALSPTAAKAVDVAVDIARAAGVPVSLDVNYRAALWSPDEARPELRRLASRADVVIGGPAELALLGGDEQLEHVAELGPTEVVRTEGASGATAFADGTTEHVAAHDVRVVDVVGAGDAFVAGYLAARLDGRSVGERLRLGVLLGAFAVGTWGDWEGLPRRDELGLIEHGDEVLR, encoded by the coding sequence GTGAGCGGCCTCGTCACGCTGGGCGAGCAGCTCGGGCAGGTGACGGCCGGCACCGAGGGGCCGCTGCGTCCCGGCGCGGCCGCGCAGCTGTCGGTGTGCGGCGCCGAGGCCAACGTCGCGATCGGTGTCCGCCGGCTCGGCTTCGCCGCGGCCTACGTGGGGCGGGTCGGCGACGACGCGTTCGGCCGGATGGCGCTCGACGTGCTGCGCGGCGAGGGGGTCGACGTCACCGGGGTGCGCGTCGACCCGGCCGCGCCCACCGGTCTGCTCCTGCGGTCGCGGCGGACGGCCGACCGCACCGTCGTCGAGTACCTGCGCTCGCGCTCGGCGGGGTCGCGGCTGACCGCAGCGGACCTCGACGAGGACGTGATCGCCGGGGCGGGGCTGCTGCACGTCACCGGCATCACGCCCGCGCTGAGCCCCACCGCGGCCAAGGCGGTCGACGTCGCCGTCGACATCGCCCGCGCCGCCGGCGTCCCCGTCAGCCTCGACGTGAACTACCGTGCCGCGCTCTGGTCACCGGACGAGGCGCGCCCGGAGCTGCGGCGACTCGCGAGCCGCGCCGACGTCGTGATCGGTGGCCCGGCCGAGCTCGCCCTGCTCGGCGGTGACGAGCAGCTCGAGCACGTGGCCGAGCTCGGCCCGACCGAGGTCGTCCGCACCGAGGGGGCGTCCGGAGCGACCGCCTTCGCCGACGGGACGACCGAGCACGTGGCCGCGCACGACGTGCGCGTGGTCGACGTCGTCGGCGCCGGCGACGCGTTCGTCGCGGGCTACCTCGCCGCGCGGCTCGACGGGCGTTCGGTCGGTGAGCGGTTGCGGCTCGGGGTCCTGCTCGGCGCGTTCGCGGTCGGCACCTGGGGCGACTGGGAGGGGCTGCCCCGCCGTGACGAACTCGGCCTGATCGAGCACGGCGACGAGGTGCTGCGGTGA